CAAACTTGTGTCTATGCTACACCACTCCACGTTAAATAGAACCACACATCACAACGTTGCACAGGGATTACAATACTACATCCAGTCTGCAAAAATCGAATTCCACTACCAACCAGGTCACAAAATGGCTGCACTTTCTAATCTAAAACTAATTTGCATATTGTACACGTGTAGGACATTTTtttaggaaaaaataaaacttgagtCACAATAATGCATGCAAGTCCTTTTTGTAACAAATTTTGCAGTTTGCTCATGCTACCTAGATTTCAGagccttaaaaaaaacattttgcaacAACTCACCTCTTGTTAGGTTCTAGTGCATGCATATGGTTTATACAGGTAAGTAAACATGCAATTTTTCACATTCTAAAACTATGGCAGTTTAGGCCATATTGTGCTGCCTGCATTTTAATCTGTAATGCAGTGTATCTTAAAACGTTTCAATCCCGTATTAATAGGTGGCATTACacataacacctatatagcagcAAAGCTAATACAGCTTGTGattataaatgtttaaaaatagctaATAAATCAGATTATCTTGAGGTATTATTTCTTGCAAGTCAAAATGGAGAGCAAAAAATCAACCCTAATTTTTTTAATCGATGTATACACTGAAAAtagcaacaacaataaaaataagcTTTTTTTGTAGCAGACATATTCCATCTTCACTATTTTTGCTACCTTTGGTAAATTACTGGGGCAGATCTTGAAGTTAAAAACCCATGTGTAGAAATAAGTGCACGCTTCACCCACTATATATAGCAGCAGACTGTGTGCCCCTACGCAAAAAACATTCTCATATCTAGCTTTAATTTTACATACAAAAATAAGTTGGAGAAAAtacaaaaaaacattttttttttattttaacatgaaaaTATCACAAAAATTAGTAAGCCTGAGATGTAGGGTTTTGGTGAAAAACAAGAGGCTTTGTAGTGTTTTGGCTGCTGAAAAAGATGCATGTATTGAGAGTTGGGGTGAGAAGCAGAAGAATGCACTTATTTCTTCTGCATGTCGGTATCTTCAAACACAGTATGCCACATGCACCATTCTTTCCTTAAGGAGATGCTGGAGAACCAGGCTCAGTTCCAACGGAAGTGGATTTGGCGTGGGCGATCAGCCCCCTCCTTAACCAATGGCTTATGGAATTCACGTCCTGCCCTAGAGTGGATGTTTGCCCAGCAAAACTCACAGTAATACTGCAGGCAAGTGACATTGGCACAAAAAAAGGGAGCAAACTTTCCACCACATCGTGCACCCTGGCATTCATCACACATCTGGTCATCCAATACATATGGCTTTACCTCCACCTGTTTAAGAAACACACCAAGGAAAAAAACCAGTTATTTATTGTTAAAAATGCATACCTCATGCCAGCAACATGCCTTTCAGTAGTCCTGGGTATTGTTCTTCAGAAAACTATtcaatattaattattattaaatttgtATCCAATCTTTTCTCCAGGGAATTTAGAGTGGCATACATCAGTGAATGTTTTCCTATGAGTATGTCCCATGCCAGATGAATGAGAgactgtgactggcccaagaccatATGTTTGACAGTTACGCTAATTTTATGGGCAGTACTGActtgccaggctgcatggcctgtgctgtatccagcacaggttaggaaacAGCTAGGGGTGTCCTTGGGGTTTCCCtttaccccgagtaatgccccagccaccacaatggggcttctcagatctgtgccagctatttctaTGTGAGTTTTTGCACATTTAAACTTTATTTgaaacctacctcacaaggcggCTGTGAAATTAAAATGACAAGGATGGGTCAGAGGGAGTAGCCAATGTACTGCTCTGAGCTCTTCGAATGGAGGACAGAATAAAAATGCTATAAATGTTTAACTAAAGAAAGAATATGTATGAAAACAAAGATTTGTTCCAAAAACTCCCACTTTTACAGACATAAATCCCAATGATTTTACTACAAGATATAGTAAAATGTGCATAAACTTACAGTCTAATATTTTTTGCTAATGAAGGTTCCCTACATATAGTCTAACATGATATACCAAACCATTTTGGAGAAACTCATTTATTTTGGGTATGGATGGGGTTGTACAAAAATCTCAGACACATTAATATTGTGTTTGAATTAAAATTGAGTATGAACTTGATTGACTTaggttgcaaacctatacacactttcctgagagtaagccccattgaatataatgggacttacttcttaatagataggcacaggattgggctgtgaatcacgTGTTGTACGTTCACAACATTTCTACACAATTTTCTTATTAGCCAGTTACACATTCCAGCACTATGTACAATTAATTGTATCCAAAGGTAATGAGTCCCAAAATAAACCCATTTTAGCAACAAGAAATTAACagggttaaaaaaacaacaacttgtaACTGTTGCATTTGTAACACAATACAATGGTAAATTGCTAAGTCTCCGTATGTTTTTAGTAACAGTATTTGCTAAGGTTCAGTGTGGATTTTCAAGTTGCCAGAGAGACACCTGTCTTGCATACTGTTTTCCTACTAAACACATCTGAGTGCCAGAATGGAAAAATGGCAGAAATCCAGAAACTAATTTGCATGAAGCACTGCGCTGCTGAACTGTAACAGCTTGTGTTAAGGACGTAAAACGGAACCTCAAAATAGAAAGTAAACAAACTGACACATTTTTAAGCCtttgttttctctcttccctccctttaCAATGTAAGTATGTCcaagaaattttttttgaagTCAAACACAGCCACAAATAATGTAAGACTACTTAAACATCTATATCAGAATACATCTGTGAAAAGGCATtcttaggcttcaatcctgtgcatacttagctgagagttagccccactgagAAGAGAGTGGGATTGGAATGAGAGTGGAGTATTGGAGCGGGAAGTGAAATGAGTGGAGTGGGAAGGGagaactgtgtccagttctggtcgccacatctcaaaaaggatatagtggagatggaaaatgtgcaaaagagagcaaccaaaatgattactgggctggggcacctcccttacaaggaaaggctacagtgtttggggttcttcagtctagaaaagaggcgcctgaggggggacatgattgagacatacaaaattaagcaggagatggacagagtggatagagtgacactcttttccctctcatacaacaccagaaccagaggacatccactaaaatgcgtgttgggagagttacgacagacaaaatatttctttacccagtgtgtaattaatctgtgaaactccatgccacaggaagtagtatggcatcttgcctaggagcctttaagaggggattaaacaaatttctggaggaaaagtccatcatagattacaattcatggtaggtatgtgcaagctcctggttttagaggtgggCTACTTCAGAGTGCtagattcaggggagggcaccaggatgcaggttgtgtcttcttgtcttgtgtgctccctgaagcatttggtgggccactatgagtgagatacagaaagctggactagatgggcctttggcctgatccagcagggctcttcttatgttcttatgactactgAATAAGCATACATTGGACTGCACTGTAAGTGCTCTTAACTTTGAAATACTTCTTGTATTTTGAAGGTTATTGAGAGTCACGTAAATGGCATGTATTTTGATGAGTATGAGTTAAACTCACATTACCAGACTGTTCCTATTGCATTTTTTTGAACTGTGGTGATGACGTGACTATGAATGCAGTCCCCACAGCTCCATTTACACAAATGAAGCACCTCTGTGTGTAGTGAACACTGCATGATTGTGATCTTGCTGCTGGCCATGCACTGGACTGCAACTTTTTGCAAAAAAGGAATTTGAGGATATCCTTCAAATAGTCAATACAGACGAATTACTGACAGTCAGGTATCACTACTACATGCTATCTGCCAAACTAAATTTGAAAAAATTCAGAGCAGAGGTTCTAGGCAAAGTTCTTATGAGTCCTGATTAAGGAAGCCAGTGTTTTTTTAAGACTGGACAAGGGTGAGTCAGGGAACCTTAGAATATGGGGTACAAAGTATCCCCACTGttattttagagcagtggttcctaaactgtgcaccACAGTGCCTGAGGGTGCCACGGGATGTCTGTCACAGcctctttttcccctctcctgggtgccaccatctggATCGCGCAAACTCTCACATGTGATTCAAAATGGCAATGCCCAGgagagctaggaagaagaggTCACAGCAAAAGAAGGGTGCCGTGACTCTGATAAATTTGACAACTAATTTTAGTGGATAATATAGTACTTAGCTGGTCCCCCAACAACTGACATGTGCCTGAAATGAGATGAACCTTCCTAGCTGGAAAtctttaggttgcaattctaaatCAGATGTGGTCCTGATTTGTAGCctcaaatatttatatatcactatATATCACTTTGTATATAATATACacatattatatataaatatttgtagcctgtaaatatttatatatcactagTTCACATAGCAGTGAGTGAGTAGAGAGATACACACTCCATATGCTCTCACTCCATACACTGAAGATGCCAATGTGAGGCTGGGTGACACAGGTTGCTCCCTAATCCGTTTCCCACAATGCGGTTTGCTCAATTTCTCCTACAGAAGTGGGCAGCTGCTATAAATATTAAATTTAGTGCACTATCAGGTTGTGGAAAGGAGATCAAACTGATTCTGTATTAATTCTATACAACTTACTCGTTTATCAATATCACCATGTTGAAGTTGAACAAACCGAGCACTGATGGCAGCAATGTAGCTCTGTTGATTGGAAAAAGCAACTCGCCCAGCACCTTTCGGATATTTCAGTTCAGGATCGGTATCAATTCCTGCGTAACAAACTCCACCATACAGGCGGTCCATTATCATGGCTAATTCCACTACAAAGGAACAAAGGCATAAAATTTGAAGTGGCACTAAAAAATGAATTGAAAAAATTTAAAATGGTAGGAACATCATGGGAAAAATACTTGATAGGATCCATTTATGTTTTTCCATCATATAACAAATTATAACctcttttttattgttttcttatGTTTTCTGGTAAACAAATATAACATCTGAAGTAGAGAACTGTGTCTGTAAGCACAGTGGGCAAGCACCAAAGACACACACTCAGTTATAGTAACCTagtacaggggttctcaaactggtgggtgtgTCTGCCCTCTTAtgtggtggggtggaggaatggcagtgacatgatccccaggatgcaGCTCCCTTCGTCTCCAGAGGGTCCATGTCAGGCAGATTCCATGGATGTGGAACTGCGGatgatcaaatccatgggtcttcaggcctcagaaggtcgtATAAGGGCCTAAAATGTCACGTCTGTTTccccctgaaaactggaagtgaccttctaaggtctCCTGCTGTGTGCGGCCTGCCCAGCCATCAGAACATATTTCAGAGTGACAGGAGCACAGCTTCCATTGCCTCTAGAGGATTATACAGCCCCAATAACAGCGGATTTCATCATTTGCTGGTTTCCTTATCtgtagggggtcctggaacagaacccccctTGGATAACGTGAGACACCCTGTATAttaattgctgatgcaagtcatTTCTAGAGCTCAACTGGACTCTAGAAATTTCTAGAGCTCAACTGGACTCTCTAGCTTtattaaagcaataaaaataaagtgtCAAGGCAATATGTGGTAATGGCTAATGCAGAGAGTAAAAGCAGCTCAAGTATGACTCCACTCAAACTGGATTACTGATTTCTAAGGGATTATGTTCTCTGAAATCAAAGGATGGTGATTTAGCTAGACTGTAAAATATAGCTGTGCATATATTTATAGTAGAATTGGTTACTAACAATAGCACTGTTCTAAACCCAATCATAAGAGTAAAGTATATAAATATCTATTTATGTTGCAATTTACAGAGAATGAGAGGACGGGTCCTGGCCCCAAGGGGTTAATTACCTAAAAATAATACACAAAGAAATAacaaaggaagaaagagaaatggCGACAGGGGTAGGAAGGGGAAGAGTATATAATTTTTTCAGTTATAGTGGTACACTTACCAGCTCTTAGTGGCCTGGGGACACCACCAACAAAAATTGTTTTTCGAGGGTCAAGAGGCTGTGAACCATCCATCACAAAGTCACTATCACTTAAGTTCCAGGGACGGATCTGGACCTATTAAGAGACAGAAAGATAACTGTATATTACCAAAGTCTCACAGTACTGAAACTGCATTTTCATCAGTCTTTATAAACTTAGCCAGGCACAGCCCAGCCCTGTTAACTTGTCTAGTGTTCATCTTTGTAAACCTACAGTATGCATTCAAGGTACTAAATGTTTTATATCAAATAAAATATTCCCAAATGTTGAACTCTATAGCCTGTTTCTGATTATTTTCCTCCTCTTAGCAGCAGCCTTCAGCCAGATGGCAGTGACAGCCTGAAGGCCATCTTGTATTTACTTACCGGCTTGTCCTTGATAGTAGGGCTGGAAACACACAGATAGAGCTTTCCATCCTCTTCAATGCAGGCATCAATCAGTGCCTGAACAGAACTCTCCTCTTGGAAAAGGAGGAATGcataacctgggggggggggaaatcatgaATATAGTTAATGGTTTTCTCCCTCTTATTTTCAACCAATTTTGAAAAGCATTTCTTAAGCATGAGAAGGATCCAGTGGCCTAAAGTGCTTCCACATGTGCAAAGGACTTTGCCAATATTTGCTTCTATCTTTGACTTTCTGATCATTCTGCATCAGACAATGATCAGGTGACCTTCTTTTGTAACATGAGTgtcttgggaagggggggggagctgctgatGTGAAGAAGAACCTGAAAAGTCCTGATGCATGAGGTGAAAGTCACCAGAGGGGCTTCCTGTCCATCATTCTAAGCTTCTAAAACagttattttcaaactttttcatctcacagcacactgacaaggtgataaaattgtcaaggcataccatcagtttccTGACAATGGACAAGGAACACCACGCTGCTGAtgggaggttcacatcccccaatggccctactaaataAATGAACCTTCCCCAAATCGCTGTTCTAGAAAACAAGCACTGGACATTCAGTGAATCAAATTGTGGGATAAAAGCGTttcaatatataaaataaattctccacaaatgcttttttccccccttctagcCAACGACCGAAAGCATGACTTTAAACATGCCAAAAATGTCTctgatgtaattttttttatgcTTCCTCTGAGTCTAATCATCATGATATATATTATATACTTGCTTTATGTCAGAAAAATAATTTAGGATGTTTTATTTCATTCCTGGATACATATTTTACTATCACCAATGAACACTATACCATGAAAATTAGATTTGGTAAAAAAAGGACTAATCTCTCTTCTGGAGATTAAAGCAAAACAGTTGCATAAGTGACCTAGCTTCCAAATACACAACAAAAGAGAAATTCGAAGCTTGTCTAATGTGTGAACACTAcattttatttatacatacatgcCCACACATAAATGGTTGACATAGCTGGATAGCCCACAAGGCTTACTAATCACAAACACATGATTCCAGTGTTAAAAGAACTTTACTAGTGCCTGGTTTGCTTCTGGACTTAGTTCAAAATGctggttttttgcttttaaagccctaaatatCCTGGGTATCTAAAATATTGCCTTCTTCCACACGAACCTGTTCATCAGTCAAGATCCTCAGAAGACCTTTTCCAGGTGTTTCTGCTTTCAGTTAGGTGGATAGATACCAAAGAATGTGCTAAGTGGGCTTAgaagcacattttcaagtggttATTTTATACTGAGCAATTGTTTTGATTCATCCCAGTGTGTGTTTTTAGGATTGTGTGTGCTTTGGAAAGGCTCAAAGTTTTCAAtttgttttactatgtaaacaATTTTGTTcatatcttaagaacataacaagagccctgttagatcaggccaaaggcccacctagtccagtttcctgtatctcacagtggcccactcagggagcacacaagacaacaagagctgcatcctgatgccactctcttgcatctggcattcagaggtagcctacttctaaaaccagcaggttgctttgtacccatcatggcttgtaatctgtgattgactttttctccaaaaaaaatcgtccaatccccttttaaaggtatctaggtcagttggcatcaccacatcctgcagcaagtaGTAACAGAACAgaataattacatgctgggtaaagacatattttctttggtctgctctaactctcctgacacacaattttagtggatgtcccttgattctggtgttgtgtgagggggaaagTACATCCCCTATACTactcattttcaaccactgtgccgtggcacactggtggccTGCAGGTCCacctgtgaatggtctgcaggtgtgccgtgggagtttgggggagggtcactttttagtagggcaactgggggatgtgagccccaccaacagcatggtgtgccttgttaattgtcaatagactgatggtgtgacttgacaattttagtaccttgtcagtgtaccacaagaggaaaaaggttgaaaatcactgccctatacactcaatccaccccctgcataattttgtatgtctacaTCATGTCCCCCTCCTGGCACCTTTTTTATAGACTGAAAAGTCCCAAACACTATATagccttcctcataagggaggtgaaAAGTAGGGAGTATGCATGCGCAGGCATGTATGTGTGTAAAAAATTATTATTCTCAGTGGCACTCCAATTATGAAACTCCCTCCTAAACACCTGCAGCTGGTGCCCTCTTTGCTATCTTTTAGGAGCTAGGTGAAGTCTGTTATGTTTTCTTGCacttctaatttttttaattggatcAGAGTTCCCTTTAACTGCCATCAGCAGTAACAATTCAACATATGTTATGATGAAAAAATTTGTATACACATCAAGTAGTTAAACAACATGTCAGCTTTGTATTAAGACTGGAACTGGCTTTTGTTTTAACTATTCTGCTACTATATATTGAAAATCTATCTATACATTCTAAAATCCACACAAGTCATCCTGCCAGTATGAAGTAGGGCAGAAAGAATCTGCCTGATATGGAATTTATTCTGCTCAAATTTGTGAACAACTCGAATTGAAACAGTTGAGTTTAGCAGCTAAaatttttgtttttcctccaaGAAGAAGCCTTAACTACCATTTGTGAACAAAAATTTGCCCTCCATATATTGATTGTGTGCCCTTCTCAGGTTCAAGAGAATACAATTACAATTTACATGATCACAATAGCTTAAATTGGAAACCATCTTTTCTGGTTAAATAGCAGTTAAGCCAAGTCTTAAATTGCATGGCTTGTATCACTAAAAACTGTTTATAATCTCATATGTACTTAAGCCAAATGCACGCAAGTATGCTACGTGAAATTACAAACTGTCTTAGTGAACCATGCTGTAACAAGGCACAGCTTAACTTGTATACTATTTAACCAGCAAAGACAGTTTACAACATGAACAACTGTGGCCAAATAAATCTGACATTAATTTAAATGGTTTTTATATAATTTAAGATTTAACAACATTCTTATTAGAGATTGGCCTACTACTGATTTAAGAGTTCCTGCTGCCTCTGAAACTCCAGATGAAGAGCATGGGGGGAAATAGAAATTGATAGAAAGCTATGGGTAAATGCAGGAGAAAAATATGTGAGACTAGTGCAACTTTATGACGTATTTGTGTTGCTTACAGAGTGTGAAACTTACAATTtccatgcattttaaaacatgagTGAATTTGCAGGTAGGGGGCTGGACCAGATGACCATGTGGGTCCCTTCCATGATACTATGAACTACAGTTCTATTTCCCGTGTTAGGTTTTCTGTTTAGTCAGGTTTTTCCTTCAGTTTCAATTCAGAGTCAATTTAATTAAGGAAGTTCAATTTTGTGAGATAAAACCCAGCTTCTGGAATCTGATTTGTGCCATAATTTATTTCCTGGTTCAAAGGAAATGCTTTGGAACACAACAGCCCGTTTATGATGATGTAGTATGAACTATTTGCTTATATAATAACATTATAGTTGCGTACAATATCTACTGCAAATTTACCAAATCTACAGTGACCCACAATCTGAAAGCAACATGGAATTTGAGAAGACCCCCTGCCATCAGAACACTGCAAAATCTTATGATAAgctcaaaacaaaaaacctgttcATCTAAATCTATCCAAATTTATTCATAACGTATTTCTGCTAGAAAAGATTCCTTGCTCCTTGAACAGTTCTGTTCCaataggctttaaaaaaaagaaaaaaaaagatggagctTCTCAGTATTCCCTAGAAAGTGAgaagagactaagggcgcaatccgaacccactttccagcaccagcataagggcaatgcagctgtgaggtatgggaacaagcattacttactttgaggaggcctctgtgagtgccacccaactgcaggatgcagtacatgccccactggcactgctatgccagtgctggaaagttggtt
This genomic interval from Tiliqua scincoides isolate rTilSci1 chromosome 6, rTilSci1.hap2, whole genome shotgun sequence contains the following:
- the CPEB2 gene encoding cytoplasmic polyadenylation element-binding protein 2 isoform X1, whose amino-acid sequence is MSWGSMHGRDHRRTGNMGIPGTMNQISPLKKPFSGNVIAPPKFTRSTPSLTPKSWIEDNVFRTDNNSNTLLPLQVRMDRNRMYDSLNMHSLENSLIDIMRAEHDPLKGRLNYPHPGTDNLLMLNGRSSLFPIDDGLLDDGHSDQVGVLNSPTCYSAHQNGERIERFSRKVFVGGLPPDIDEDEITASFRRFGPLVVDWPHKAESKSYFPPKGYAFLLFQEESSVQALIDACIEEDGKLYLCVSSPTIKDKPVQIRPWNLSDSDFVMDGSQPLDPRKTIFVGGVPRPLRAVELAMIMDRLYGGVCYAGIDTDPELKYPKGAGRVAFSNQQSYIAAISARFVQLQHGDIDKRVEVKPYVLDDQMCDECQGARCGGKFAPFFCANVTCLQYYCEFCWANIHSRAGREFHKPLVKEGADRPRQIHFRWN
- the CPEB2 gene encoding cytoplasmic polyadenylation element-binding protein 2 isoform X2; amino-acid sequence: MSWGSMHGRDHRRTGNMGIPGTMNQISPLKKPFSGNVIAPPKFTRSTPSLTPKSWIEDNVFRTDNNSNTLLPLQDRNRMYDSLNMHSLENSLIDIMRAEHDPLKGRLNYPHPGTDNLLMLNGRSSLFPIDDGLLDDGHSDQVGVLNSPTCYSAHQNGERIERFSRKVFVGGLPPDIDEDEITASFRRFGPLVVDWPHKAESKSYFPPKGYAFLLFQEESSVQALIDACIEEDGKLYLCVSSPTIKDKPVQIRPWNLSDSDFVMDGSQPLDPRKTIFVGGVPRPLRAVELAMIMDRLYGGVCYAGIDTDPELKYPKGAGRVAFSNQQSYIAAISARFVQLQHGDIDKRVEVKPYVLDDQMCDECQGARCGGKFAPFFCANVTCLQYYCEFCWANIHSRAGREFHKPLVKEGADRPRQIHFRWN